The proteins below are encoded in one region of Oncorhynchus tshawytscha isolate Ot180627B linkage group LG04, Otsh_v2.0, whole genome shotgun sequence:
- the LOC112248593 gene encoding endoplasmic reticulum-Golgi intermediate compartment protein 2: protein MRRLVSRKKALTLVKELDAFPKVPESYVETTASGGTVSLIAFTAMALLAFLEFFVYRDTWMQYEYEVDKDFSSKLRINIDITVAMRCQFVGADVLDLAETMVASDGLHYEPVTFDLSPQQRLWHRTLLMIQDRLREEHSLQDVIFKTVLKGSPTALPPREDSPSQSPAACRIHGHLYVNKVAGNFHITVGKAIPHPRGHAHLAALVSHDTYNFSHRIDHLSFGEEIPGIINPLDGTEKVCTDHNQMFQYFITIVPTKLNTYQISADTNQYSVTERERVINHAVGSHGVSGIFMKYDISSLMVKVTEQHMPLWRFLVRLCGIIGGIFSTTGMIHGMVGFLVDVICCRLQLGVYKPREMGLLDDHVKNEAPAPPLEATENHTH, encoded by the exons ATGAGGAGACTAGTGTCCCGGAAGAAGGCTCTAACCTTGGTGAAGGAGCTGGATGCATTCCCCAAGGTTCCAGAGAGCTATGTGGAAACCACAGCCAGTGGGGGAACAG TGTCCCTGATAGCCTTCACAGCCATGGCTCTGCTGGCTTTCCTTGAGTTCTTTGTGTATCGAGACACGTGGATGCAGTATGAGTATGAAGTCGATAAAGACTTCTCCAG TAAATTAAGAATAAACATAGACATCACAGTTGCCATGAGGTGTCAAT TTGTAGGTGCAGATGTCCTAGACTTGGCAGAGACCATGGTAGCTTCAGATGGCCTACATTATGAGCCA GTCACCTTTGACCTCTCTCCTCAGCAAAGGCTGTGGCACAG AACTCTGCTGATGATCCAGGACCGTCTTAGGGAGGAACACTCGCTGCAGGATGTGATCTTCAAGACCGTCCTGAAAGGATCCCCCACCGCCCTTCCTCCCAG AGAGGACAGCCCCTCCCAGTCGCCTGCGGCCTGCAGGATACACGGCCATCTTTATGTCAACAAGGTGGCTGGCAACTTCCACATCACTGTGGGCAA GGCTATCCCACATCCTAGAGGCCACGCCCATCTAGCGGCCCTCGTCAGCCACGATA CGTACAACTTCTCCCATCGCATTGACCACCTGTCGTTCGGAGAGGAAATCCCAGGGATCATCAACCCTCTGGACGGGACAGAGAAAGTCTGCACTGACC ACAATCAGATGTTTCAGTACTTCATCACCATAGTGCCCACCAAACTGAACACCTACCAGATCTCAGCAGACACAAACCAGTACTCTGTCACCGAAAGG GAGCGGGTGATCAACCACGCGGTGGGCAGCCACGGAGTATCTGGGATCTTTATGAAGTATGACATCAGCTCGTTGATGGTGAAAGTCACCGAGCAGCACATGCCCCTGTGGAGGTTCCTCGTCAGGCTTTGTGGCATCATCGGAGGCATTTTCTCCACCACAG GTATGATCCATGGAATGGTGGGCTTCTTGGTGGACGTCATCTGCTGTCGCCTCCAACTAGGAGTCTACAAACCCCGGGAG aTGGGTCTGCTGGACGACCATGTAAAAAACGAAGCCCCTGCCCCACCCCTGGAAGCTACAGAAAACCACACTCACTGA